One Novosphingobium sp. G106 DNA segment encodes these proteins:
- a CDS encoding oxygenase MpaB family protein produces the protein MPETAAHPSGNPLQRLLVRRVQAVFNDRARGERPVVRSAQALYPPDSVIWRVHGDVTTMMIGGVTALLLQMLHPAALAGVWDHSAFRNDMLGRLRRTARFIAVTTFGERNEAEAAIERVRQVHEHVRGVLDDGTPYAASDPHLLAWVHTCEAIGFLDAWIAFGEPGMSLADQDTYFAQAGEVARVLGADPVPDTRAEATALIAAFRPELIATARTREVARMVLGQPAPSRAMAPVQAMLMQASVDVLPRWAKDMHRLFLPPLSGPIVRTAAYGLAGTLRWAFRQTRPLFTK, from the coding sequence ATGCCTGAAACCGCCGCCCACCCTTCCGGCAATCCCCTGCAGCGGCTGCTGGTCCGACGGGTCCAGGCCGTGTTCAACGACCGTGCGCGTGGCGAACGCCCCGTGGTCCGCTCCGCCCAGGCGCTCTATCCGCCAGACTCGGTGATCTGGCGTGTCCACGGCGATGTCACCACCATGATGATCGGCGGCGTCACCGCGCTGCTCCTGCAGATGCTCCATCCGGCAGCACTGGCTGGGGTGTGGGATCACAGCGCCTTCCGTAACGACATGCTCGGCCGCCTGCGCCGCACCGCGCGTTTTATCGCGGTCACCACTTTCGGCGAACGGAACGAAGCCGAGGCTGCGATCGAACGCGTGCGCCAGGTCCACGAGCATGTACGCGGCGTGCTTGACGACGGCACGCCCTATGCCGCGAGCGATCCGCACCTGCTCGCCTGGGTCCATACCTGCGAGGCGATCGGCTTCCTCGACGCCTGGATCGCCTTCGGCGAGCCGGGCATGTCGCTCGCCGACCAGGACACCTATTTCGCCCAGGCCGGCGAGGTCGCGCGCGTGCTTGGTGCCGATCCCGTGCCTGACACCCGCGCCGAGGCGACAGCGCTGATCGCGGCGTTCCGTCCGGAACTCATTGCGACTGCCCGGACCCGCGAGGTGGCGCGGATGGTGTTGGGCCAGCCGGCGCCGTCACGCGCCATGGCCCCCGTGCAAGCAATGCTCATGCAGGCATCGGTCGACGTCCTGCCGCGCTGGGCCAAGGACATGCACCGTCTATTCCTTCCGCCGCTCTCCGGACCGATTGTACGAACCGCGGCGTACGGCCTCGCCGGCACACTGCGATGGGCCTTTCGCCAGACGCGACC